From Perognathus longimembris pacificus isolate PPM17 chromosome 4, ASM2315922v1, whole genome shotgun sequence, one genomic window encodes:
- the Osgepl1 gene encoding probable tRNA N6-adenosine threonylcarbamoyltransferase, mitochondrial, with amino-acid sequence MFILNKTVGIFPKPSKRKVFGLLRTFSFHPGPQLLHKLVLGIETSCDDTAAAVVDESGNVLGEAIHSQTEVHLKTGGIIPPVAQQLHRENIERIVQEALSASRISPRELSAIATTIKPGLALSLGVGLSFSLQLVNQFKKPFIPIHHMEAHALTIRLTNKVDFPFLVLLISGGHCLLALVRGVSDFLLLGKSLDIAPGDMLDKVARRLSLIKHPECSIMSGGKAIEHLAKQGNGFHFDISPPMQRAKNCDFSFSGLQHVIDKIIMQKEKEEGIEKGQILSSAADIAAAVQHTTACHVAKRTHRAILFCKQRGLLPQSNAVVVVSGGVASNLYIRRALEIVANATQCTLLCPPPKLCTDNGIMIAWNGIERLHAGLGILHDTDGIRYEPKCPLGIDISKEVEEAAIKVPSLKMKI; translated from the exons ATGTTCATACTGAATAAGACAGTGGGCATTTTTCCCAAACCATCAAAAAGGAAAGTTTTTGGACTTTTAAGAACTTTTAGTTTTCATCCTGGACCACAACTTCTTCATAAACTGGTATTGGGAATTGAAACCAGCTGTGATGATACAGCAGCTGCTGTGGTGGATGAAAGTGGAAATGTCTTAGGAGAAGCAATACATTCCCAAACTGAAGTTCATTTAAA AACAGGTGGGATTATTCCTCCAGTAGCTCAACAGCTTCACAGAGAAAATATTGAACGGATAGTACAAGAAGCTCTTTCTGCCAGTAGAATCTCTCCAAGAGAACTCTCAGCGATTGCAACAACCATAAAACCAGGACTTGCTTTAAGCCTGGGAGTAGGCTTATCATTTAGTTTACAGCTGGTAAACCAGTTCAAAAAACCGTTCATTCCCATTCATCATATGGAGGCTCATGCACTTACTATTAGACTGACCAATAAAGTAGACTTTCCCTTTTTAGTTCTTCTGATTTCTGGAGGTCACTGTCTATTGGCATTAGTCCGTGGAGTTTCAGATTTTCTCCTTCTTGGAAAGTCTCTGGACATAGCACCAGGTGACATGCTTGACAAG GTAGCAAGGAGACTTTCTTTAATCAAACATCCAGAATGTTCCATTATGAGTGGTGGGAAGGCTATTGAACATTTGGCTAAACAAGGAaatggatttcattttgatatcAGTCCACCTATGCAGCGTGCtaaaaattgtgatttttctttctctgggctTCAACATGTTATTGATAAAATAAtaatgcaaaaggaaaaagaagaag GTATTGAGAAGGGACAGATCCTGTCTTCGGCTGCAGACATTGCTGCTGCAGTCCAGCACACAACAGCATGCCACGTTGCAAAAAGAACACACCGTGCTATTCTCTTTTGCAAGCAGAGAGGCTTGTTACCTCAAAGTAATGCAGTAGTA GTTGTATCTGGAGGTGTTGCAAGTAACTTGTATATCCGGAGAGCCCTGGAAATCGTAGCAAATGCAACACAATGTACTTTGTTGTGTCCTCCTCCCAAATTGTGCACGGATAATGGCATTATGATCGCATG GAATGGCATTGAAAGATTACATGCTGGCTTGGGCATTTTACATGACACAGATGGCATCCGCTATGAGCCAAA ATGTCCTCTTGGAATAGATATATCAAAAGAAGTTGAAGAAGCTGCCATAAAAGTACcatcattaaaaatgaag atttgA